The Marinobacter sp. ANT_B65 genome has a segment encoding these proteins:
- a CDS encoding DUF1329 domain-containing protein produces MKLNKKILATGILAASLVAGQAWGAVSAEEAARLGDTLTPMGAEKAGNGGAIPEWTGGITTPPAGYKGDGIYVNPFPGETPKFTIDQSNVAEYADHLSPGQVAMIKQYPTYVLPVYETHRSSAYPKDIMDETVRNATGTELIKDGNGLANYQNATPFPIPQNGIEVIWNHITRYRGGSVQRNVGQATPTANGAYSIVKFQDELSWRSYLEDYSEGEDTNVLFYFKQAITAPARLAGNVLLVHETIDQVTEPRRAWVYNAGQRRVRRAPQVAYDGPGTASDGMRTSDNFDMFNGAPDRYNWELLGKKEMYIPYNSYKLVDRNLSYDQIIKPGHINQDYARYELHRVWHVRATLKEGERHIYAQRDFYIDEDTWQASVVDHYDGRGELWRVAEAHSMQFYDQIVPWYAVETLYDLLSGRYLVLGLTNEEVDPYQFGVQRQSRDYTPAALRRAGTR; encoded by the coding sequence CCGGTAACGGCGGAGCTATCCCTGAATGGACTGGCGGGATTACAACTCCGCCTGCGGGTTACAAAGGTGATGGCATCTATGTAAATCCGTTCCCGGGTGAGACGCCAAAGTTCACCATTGATCAAAGCAATGTCGCGGAATACGCAGACCATCTGTCGCCAGGGCAGGTTGCAATGATCAAGCAGTATCCAACCTACGTGCTGCCTGTATACGAAACGCACCGTTCCTCGGCCTACCCGAAAGACATCATGGACGAGACGGTCAGGAATGCCACTGGTACCGAATTGATCAAAGACGGTAACGGTCTGGCCAACTACCAGAACGCAACTCCATTCCCGATTCCACAGAATGGCATTGAGGTAATCTGGAACCACATCACCCGCTATCGTGGAGGCTCTGTACAGCGTAACGTAGGACAGGCAACTCCAACGGCGAATGGGGCCTATTCCATCGTCAAATTTCAGGACGAGCTGAGCTGGCGCAGTTACCTGGAAGACTACAGCGAGGGTGAGGACACTAACGTACTCTTCTACTTCAAACAGGCTATTACCGCTCCTGCCCGTCTGGCCGGCAACGTGTTGCTGGTGCATGAGACAATTGATCAGGTAACAGAGCCTCGCCGGGCATGGGTTTACAATGCGGGTCAACGTCGCGTTCGCCGTGCCCCTCAGGTGGCATACGATGGACCAGGTACCGCATCCGATGGCATGCGTACCTCAGATAACTTCGATATGTTCAACGGTGCTCCTGACCGCTATAACTGGGAGCTGCTTGGCAAGAAGGAAATGTATATTCCATACAATTCCTACAAGCTGGTTGACCGCAATCTGAGTTACGACCAGATCATCAAACCAGGCCATATCAATCAGGATTACGCCCGTTACGAACTTCACCGTGTGTGGCATGTGCGGGCAACTCTGAAAGAAGGTGAGCGTCATATCTATGCTCAGCGTGACTTCTACATTGATGAAGATACCTGGCAGGCATCGGTTGTCGATCACTATGATGGCCGTGGTGAACTCTGGCGTGTAGCAGAAGCACACTCCATGCAGTTCTATGACCAGATTGTCCCCTGGTATGCGGTAGAAACCCTGTATGACCTTCTGTCTGGTCGCTATCTGGTACTGGGCCTGACAAACGAGGAAGTTGATCCATACCAGTTTGGCGTTCAGCGCCAGTCAAGGGATTACACCCCGGCTGCTTTGCGGAGAGCCGGAACCCGCTAA
- a CDS encoding LuxR C-terminal-related transcriptional regulator — protein MKSFHDGYAANDEFQSANSGLKRGELVRDLLKQRLQAPVVPAHSLVRPHLDALIAEALTPRGVTFVEAPCGYGKTHTVAMGVQAAGISDENVRWLLLNSQDNAPTRVLSLLSVALDFPESSESSLQGGATFPDALAIMLMELKKKPVEKHSVLVLDGLHHITNPAVIALLQQLVADIPAHFSIVMLSRQSLPYETHALELENRFSRIGTEKLEFSRSETFEFFRDILGDQQLTSVAIDHLYDLTEGWPTPLALYRRDILQSPERYTVAETPGVDRFLKESVLGSLAPGQIRSLRVISELGLCSDELVLSLEPLIPDGVMLPSEACERGLPVKAMPGWGRWYRLNPLLMEWLKSPVMAGYADRMLAASRWFGSRNQFPEALKYSLLAGDAEEVIRIASEGSEALLLGQDTASLLRLRKSLPVPLLERSPRLRIVYSWVHAIGGQFRQAQALIDGMDENSRQEHETRICALRAFILRGEGQVAPALELAERALSGRELSTQGQLVTQMVRSSALCASGRFTEAREANRIAARLAREAGDSGSEALAVYAHARIELGKGALKHAEQLLRTGLDTVVQELTRPARIGETRLQLNLVLVLWHQGRDAEADRLLMTCGRHAEQTRDLGLLLVMAIRVLMCRSQGRLEDAFVWIGRAERTMHTWQVDESLYVPVLEALKASCWLALNQLESVAQALAKLRPYREAGCVPELFPMMPGLLDCLQIRLDLARGETVKARETLTNTRKRHNEAIPWGVDIHIRLLEAILVSEEKGLPAAQKIIAAVVSEAEKEHFISPFSELKLELKDLMEKAFSQLPDTPFRSVLGKLFGIASGTMPAILAEPISDREQGVLELIAKGLSNQEIADTLHISLHTVKTHARRINAKLEVRSRTQATVRARELGLL, from the coding sequence GTGAAATCATTCCATGATGGCTATGCAGCCAATGACGAGTTCCAATCAGCAAACAGTGGGCTTAAGCGGGGCGAACTCGTAAGAGACCTGCTGAAACAAAGACTTCAGGCACCTGTTGTTCCGGCGCATTCATTGGTGCGCCCGCATCTGGATGCTTTAATTGCGGAGGCGTTAACACCACGGGGTGTGACTTTCGTTGAAGCGCCCTGTGGGTACGGAAAGACCCATACAGTTGCAATGGGGGTCCAGGCAGCAGGAATTTCAGATGAAAATGTCCGCTGGCTGTTACTGAACTCCCAGGATAACGCTCCCACCCGGGTTCTCAGCCTGCTGTCTGTAGCGCTGGATTTTCCAGAATCTTCTGAAAGCAGTCTGCAAGGCGGCGCTACATTTCCTGATGCCCTTGCAATCATGCTGATGGAGCTGAAAAAAAAGCCAGTGGAGAAACACTCTGTTCTGGTTCTCGATGGTTTGCACCATATTACAAACCCGGCGGTCATTGCGTTGCTGCAACAGTTGGTCGCTGACATACCTGCTCATTTTTCGATTGTTATGCTTTCCAGGCAATCGTTGCCATATGAAACCCACGCGCTGGAGCTCGAAAACCGGTTTAGCCGCATAGGTACCGAAAAGCTGGAATTCAGCCGAAGTGAAACATTTGAATTTTTCAGGGACATTCTTGGTGATCAGCAGTTAACCAGTGTCGCAATTGATCACCTGTACGACCTGACGGAAGGCTGGCCTACGCCGCTGGCGCTTTATCGCAGGGATATCCTGCAAAGCCCGGAAAGATACACTGTTGCAGAAACCCCGGGTGTTGACCGGTTTCTGAAGGAATCGGTGCTGGGCAGCCTCGCGCCAGGCCAGATACGTTCTCTGAGAGTTATATCTGAGCTCGGGCTTTGTTCTGATGAACTGGTCCTGTCACTTGAACCTCTGATTCCAGATGGCGTTATGCTGCCATCCGAAGCCTGTGAGCGAGGTTTGCCGGTCAAGGCCATGCCGGGCTGGGGGCGTTGGTATCGTCTCAATCCGCTGTTAATGGAATGGCTGAAATCCCCGGTGATGGCGGGTTATGCCGACAGAATGCTGGCAGCGAGCCGTTGGTTTGGCAGCCGCAACCAGTTTCCTGAAGCTCTGAAGTACTCATTGCTGGCTGGTGATGCAGAAGAGGTAATCCGTATTGCATCAGAGGGTTCCGAAGCATTGTTGCTGGGGCAGGATACGGCATCTCTGCTGCGCTTACGCAAAAGCCTTCCGGTACCGCTACTCGAGCGCAGTCCCAGATTGAGAATTGTTTATAGCTGGGTACATGCTATTGGTGGTCAGTTCCGGCAGGCACAGGCTCTGATTGATGGCATGGATGAAAACAGCCGGCAAGAGCATGAAACTCGGATATGCGCCCTGAGAGCATTTATCCTGCGCGGCGAAGGACAGGTAGCGCCGGCTCTGGAGCTGGCCGAACGTGCTCTCTCCGGGCGGGAGCTTTCAACTCAGGGGCAATTGGTCACACAGATGGTTCGTTCCAGCGCCTTGTGTGCCTCCGGGCGCTTTACCGAAGCCCGGGAAGCCAACCGCATTGCGGCCCGGCTGGCCAGAGAAGCGGGTGATTCAGGTTCAGAAGCCCTGGCGGTATACGCCCATGCCCGGATTGAGTTGGGTAAAGGCGCTCTCAAACATGCGGAACAGCTGCTTCGAACCGGTCTGGATACAGTGGTGCAGGAGCTGACACGGCCCGCCCGCATCGGAGAAACTCGGCTCCAGTTAAACCTGGTGCTCGTGCTCTGGCACCAGGGCCGCGATGCAGAGGCGGACCGGCTGCTGATGACCTGTGGTCGCCATGCGGAGCAGACCCGGGATCTCGGGCTATTGTTGGTTATGGCTATCCGGGTACTGATGTGCCGCTCTCAGGGCCGTCTGGAAGACGCATTTGTCTGGATCGGAAGGGCTGAGCGCACCATGCACACCTGGCAGGTAGATGAATCGCTCTACGTGCCAGTGCTGGAAGCACTGAAAGCCAGTTGCTGGCTGGCTCTGAATCAGCTCGAAAGTGTGGCCCAGGCACTTGCAAAACTGCGGCCATACCGGGAAGCCGGCTGCGTGCCGGAGCTCTTCCCTATGATGCCGGGGTTGCTGGACTGCCTTCAGATCCGGCTGGATCTGGCCCGGGGGGAAACCGTAAAAGCCCGTGAAACCCTAACAAACACGCGCAAGCGGCATAATGAGGCTATTCCATGGGGCGTGGATATTCACATACGGCTGCTGGAAGCCATACTCGTCAGTGAAGAAAAGGGCTTGCCAGCTGCGCAGAAAATCATTGCAGCGGTAGTCTCCGAGGCCGAGAAAGAACACTTCATAAGTCCATTTTCAGAACTGAAGCTTGAGCTTAAGGACCTGATGGAGAAAGCATTCAGCCAGTTGCCTGACACACCATTCAGGAGTGTGTTGGGCAAGTTGTTCGGTATAGCGTCAGGAACAATGCCTGCGATACTCGCAGAGCCTATCAGTGACCGTGAGCAGGGTGTGCTTGAGTTAATCGCCAAAGGATTGTCGAATCAGGAGATTGCCGACACGCTGCACATTTCGCTGCACACGGTTAAAACTCACGCCCGGCGAATAAACGCCAAGCTGGAGGTGCGCTCCCGTACCCAGGCGACGGTTCGTGCCCGGGAGTTGGGGCTGCTGTAA
- a CDS encoding acyltransferase — MLDFLPAPLKGTLAALCLLLNTLVLFPFLLLFALLKLVLPVTPIRKACTVVLNNIARLWIGVNNTVMNTFHKLDWDIRGAEQLSHEQWYFITCNHQSWADIPVIQYVLNSRVPLLKFFLKKELIWVPLLGIAWWALDFPFMHRHTKEQIARKPELKGKDIAATQAACEKFRYTPVTIFNFMEGTRFTDAKHQRQNSPYKHLLKPKAGGTAFVLGAMGEMLHTMLDVTIVYPEKNPIGIWDYLSGRIRRIVIDIQIREIPEQFLGMDYENSRETRVEFQRWVSEIWKEKDARIERIKSEHQA; from the coding sequence ATGCTTGATTTTCTGCCTGCGCCGCTGAAGGGAACCCTGGCGGCTCTGTGTTTACTGCTCAACACCCTCGTGTTGTTCCCGTTTCTGTTGCTGTTTGCATTACTCAAGCTTGTGCTCCCGGTAACCCCTATCCGCAAAGCCTGCACCGTCGTGCTGAACAATATTGCCCGCCTGTGGATAGGGGTAAACAATACGGTTATGAATACTTTCCACAAGCTGGACTGGGATATCCGGGGAGCTGAACAACTCAGCCACGAGCAATGGTATTTCATTACCTGTAACCATCAGAGTTGGGCGGATATTCCGGTGATACAATACGTGCTCAACAGCCGCGTGCCCTTGCTGAAATTTTTCCTCAAAAAGGAGCTTATCTGGGTTCCCTTGCTGGGAATCGCCTGGTGGGCACTGGACTTTCCCTTTATGCACCGCCACACCAAAGAGCAGATTGCCCGTAAACCGGAACTGAAAGGCAAAGACATCGCCGCCACCCAGGCAGCCTGTGAAAAATTCCGCTATACACCTGTGACCATTTTTAATTTCATGGAGGGAACCCGCTTTACTGACGCCAAGCACCAGCGCCAGAACTCACCATACAAGCACCTCCTCAAGCCTAAGGCAGGTGGCACTGCTTTTGTTCTGGGTGCCATGGGCGAGATGCTGCATACCATGCTGGATGTAACAATTGTTTATCCGGAGAAGAATCCTATTGGCATCTGGGATTATCTGAGCGGGAGGATTCGCAGAATTGTGATTGATATCCAGATACGGGAGATTCCCGAACAGTTTCTTGGAATGGATTATGAGAACAGCCGGGAAACCCGTGTGGAATTCCAACGCTGGGTGAGCGAGATCTGGAAAGAGAAAGACGCCCGCATCGAACGAATCAAAAGCGAGCATCAGGCCTGA
- a CDS encoding glucosaminidase domain-containing protein yields the protein MSAAIRSLMLAVPLIAFAIGGGLYVPSEYSENDNNTGSEPALSALPPLPSWALEDLPDFSGYQDATERKVAFFSFLYPRIVLANSRILIERDYLDSLVTKDTLSKKEYFWLEAQSKRLRVEEEHGSPEQFSLLRKRLDIIPPSLILAQAANESAWGTSRFALRGNNLFGQWCFSKGCGLVPLSRIDGASHEVATFASPYHSVRAYIQNLNRHASYQGLRNTRLDDRETGEPLSGLALARGLISYSERGEEYVNEIRSMIRYNNLEFYDTEFRKILSDRSPSHLKDLASAKTEQALLPGQSIGASAEG from the coding sequence ATGTCTGCCGCAATACGCTCGCTAATGTTGGCAGTTCCGTTGATTGCTTTTGCAATCGGCGGGGGGCTTTATGTGCCTTCAGAGTATTCAGAAAATGATAATAATACCGGATCTGAGCCCGCCTTGAGCGCGCTGCCTCCCCTGCCCTCCTGGGCCCTGGAGGATCTGCCGGATTTCTCTGGTTATCAGGATGCCACTGAAAGGAAAGTTGCCTTTTTTTCCTTTTTGTATCCACGCATTGTGCTTGCCAACTCCCGCATCCTCATTGAACGGGATTATCTGGATAGCCTCGTCACGAAAGATACGCTATCGAAAAAAGAATACTTCTGGCTCGAAGCCCAGTCAAAACGCTTACGGGTCGAAGAAGAACACGGCAGCCCCGAGCAGTTTTCCCTGCTGAGAAAGCGTCTGGATATTATCCCTCCCTCACTGATTCTGGCCCAGGCCGCCAATGAATCAGCCTGGGGAACGTCGCGATTTGCTCTTCGCGGCAACAACCTGTTTGGCCAGTGGTGTTTCTCCAAAGGCTGCGGCCTGGTACCTCTGAGCCGTATAGACGGCGCCAGCCATGAAGTGGCCACCTTCGCATCGCCATACCACTCTGTGCGGGCCTACATCCAGAACCTGAACCGACATGCCAGCTATCAGGGGTTGCGTAACACCCGCCTTGATGACAGAGAAACCGGCGAGCCGCTTTCAGGGCTCGCCCTTGCCCGCGGATTAATCAGTTACTCAGAACGCGGCGAAGAATATGTTAATGAAATTCGCTCGATGATCCGTTATAACAACCTGGAATTCTACGACACTGAATTCCGCAAAATTTTAAGCGATCGCAGCCCATCGCACCTGAAGGATCTGGCATCGGCGAAAACCGAACAGGCCCTTTTGCCAGGCCAGAGCATTGGTGCTTCGGCCGAAGGCTGA
- a CDS encoding YfaZ family outer membrane protein: MKVSRISVLVLSLAAAPAFASDVDLSLTSDSVKGQVNFFGTNNDLQLGAGYTYHEGSRHIGNVDFHAQGRTALGNLPTTAGIGMRAIGWDDDHVDGGAVALGGFATVNVPDVPGLSFTGGLHYAPRILSFGDSEELTSLELRASYRVIRNAEVFAGYRYLNTELDAPYQGDINLDEGIIAGMKIFF; this comes from the coding sequence ATGAAAGTATCCCGTATTTCTGTATTGGTTCTTTCTCTCGCTGCTGCTCCAGCGTTCGCCAGCGACGTGGATTTGAGCCTGACCAGCGATTCCGTAAAAGGACAGGTAAATTTCTTCGGCACCAACAATGACCTTCAGCTTGGTGCCGGTTACACCTATCATGAAGGTAGCCGCCACATTGGCAACGTGGATTTTCACGCTCAGGGGCGCACTGCGCTTGGCAACCTGCCCACTACCGCCGGTATAGGCATGCGCGCCATAGGGTGGGATGACGACCACGTTGATGGCGGCGCAGTGGCCCTGGGCGGCTTTGCCACAGTTAATGTCCCCGATGTTCCGGGCCTGTCATTCACTGGCGGCCTGCATTACGCCCCCCGAATCCTTTCATTTGGAGATTCGGAAGAGCTGACCAGCCTTGAGCTACGTGCCAGCTACAGGGTTATCCGCAATGCGGAAGTGTTTGCCGGTTACCGGTACCTGAACACCGAGCTTGACGCTCCATACCAGGGTGACATAAACCTTGACGAAGGTATTATTGCCGGTATGAAGATTTTCTTCTAA
- the yacG gene encoding DNA gyrase inhibitor YacG, with amino-acid sequence MNVECPTCKKTIEWTNANPFRPFCSERCKLIDLGAWANEEYRVPAENAFPDDLDQGGETTHH; translated from the coding sequence ATGAACGTAGAATGCCCCACATGCAAAAAAACCATAGAATGGACAAATGCCAACCCTTTTCGACCATTCTGCTCAGAACGCTGCAAGCTGATTGATCTTGGAGCCTGGGCCAACGAGGAATACCGGGTTCCTGCAGAAAATGCGTTTCCGGATGACCTTGATCAGGGTGGCGAAACAACGCATCACTGA
- a CDS encoding response regulator: protein MPSNRMFTRTGIRPLAMRLLAYVLMFSLMISLVATGIQMIGEFDRRKADLQETQKRAAGLVSGAMSNNIWLMNFSEVANSLDDMRTVDAIDYASVTTSSGEQFTTGIHPEGRVISQTFPLIFSRDSFNGPKEMGSLTITSSVEQVYSELRNGALINLLFQSIVVMLGTLGLVIIVRLTLSRHLESMADYAARLNLDALVEPLRLKRKPPRTPDELSELEHALNKMRLQILEDTRSLRQTTIQSQGERDEAIRANRAKNQFLANVSHELRTPLQSVLGYANLLTDTPLDQEQSEYVHTLLKASEGLSAIINDLLDISSMEAEKLVLEDIPFDLRETLNDLVHMLGDRAREKGLALELRIDEELPWALRGDPVRIRQVLLNLVSNAIKFTDSGHVLISIEVLGRRDEKVRLRLAVEDTGIGINPEDIPLVYEPYVQLGQRFQRQFPGAGLGLTICRQLVSLMQGSLDLESQPGEGSTFWVELTLPAVPDSASRLRPDTRLVKGKRILVADSYELSRKITLEMLSRHEVHIEAVKSAGEALTSLRLAFDSQEPFDAIILDGFLPNMDSDLLCRQIRGNPLWADMRLLILSSNPQRGDAEHFRQAGADAFLSKSLRESCLTPILNQLFEDATKDERCFLTRFSLQSSNDTEKRRELTSRRMKVLLVEDNPVNRTLTRRLLEKLGCDVMTANDGEAASSLWQWHPFDLIFMDCVMPRVDGFEATRRLREWEKSHKRARVPVVALTASAMEEDEERCRQAGMDSFVAKPVNIEMLRSVLEQYAHGAPAKAPV, encoded by the coding sequence TTGCCTTCCAATCGAATGTTCACGCGCACAGGTATTCGGCCGCTCGCCATGCGGCTGCTTGCTTATGTTCTGATGTTCAGCCTCATGATTTCTCTGGTGGCCACAGGCATACAGATGATCGGCGAGTTTGACCGCCGCAAGGCAGATCTCCAGGAAACCCAGAAACGCGCCGCCGGGCTTGTTTCCGGCGCTATGAGCAACAACATCTGGCTGATGAATTTCAGCGAGGTGGCAAACAGCCTGGATGACATGCGTACGGTTGACGCCATTGATTACGCCAGCGTTACGACCTCTTCCGGGGAACAGTTCACCACTGGCATCCATCCAGAAGGGCGGGTTATTTCACAAACCTTCCCTCTGATATTCAGTAGAGACTCGTTTAATGGCCCAAAGGAGATGGGCTCCCTGACAATTACATCGTCAGTGGAGCAGGTTTATTCCGAACTTCGTAATGGCGCCCTGATCAACCTGCTGTTCCAGTCGATTGTGGTGATGCTGGGGACACTGGGGCTGGTTATCATTGTTCGCCTTACCCTTTCCCGTCACCTGGAATCCATGGCAGATTATGCCGCCCGGCTGAATCTGGACGCGCTAGTGGAGCCGCTGCGACTGAAGCGCAAACCACCCCGTACACCCGATGAACTTTCGGAGCTCGAGCATGCACTGAACAAGATGCGGCTTCAGATTCTGGAAGACACCCGGTCCCTCCGGCAAACCACTATTCAATCCCAGGGTGAACGGGATGAGGCAATACGGGCTAACCGCGCAAAGAACCAGTTTCTCGCCAATGTAAGCCATGAACTACGAACACCTCTGCAGTCCGTTCTCGGCTATGCAAACCTGCTGACAGACACCCCCCTGGATCAGGAGCAAAGTGAATACGTACACACCCTGCTCAAAGCGTCAGAAGGCCTCTCAGCCATCATCAACGACCTGCTGGACATTTCCAGCATGGAAGCTGAAAAACTTGTACTTGAAGACATACCTTTCGATCTGAGAGAAACCCTGAACGATCTGGTGCACATGCTGGGAGACCGCGCACGGGAAAAAGGTCTGGCACTGGAGTTACGTATTGATGAGGAGCTGCCCTGGGCCTTGCGTGGTGACCCTGTCCGGATCCGGCAGGTTTTACTGAACCTGGTTTCCAACGCCATAAAGTTTACCGATTCCGGGCATGTGCTGATCAGCATCGAGGTTCTGGGGCGCCGGGATGAGAAGGTCCGGCTGCGTCTGGCGGTTGAAGACACAGGCATTGGCATCAACCCGGAAGATATTCCTCTGGTATATGAGCCATATGTACAGCTGGGCCAGAGATTCCAGCGCCAGTTCCCCGGTGCCGGGCTTGGGCTGACCATTTGCCGGCAGCTTGTCAGCCTTATGCAGGGATCTCTGGATCTGGAAAGCCAGCCCGGTGAAGGTTCAACGTTCTGGGTGGAGCTGACGTTGCCGGCAGTACCGGATAGCGCTTCCCGCCTGCGCCCGGACACGCGCCTGGTGAAAGGCAAGCGCATACTGGTCGCCGATTCCTACGAACTGTCCCGCAAGATTACCCTGGAAATGCTGTCGCGCCATGAGGTTCACATTGAGGCAGTCAAATCCGCAGGTGAGGCTCTTACGTCGTTGCGGCTGGCCTTTGACAGTCAGGAGCCATTTGACGCCATTATTCTTGATGGTTTCCTGCCGAATATGGATAGCGACCTGCTGTGCCGCCAGATTCGTGGCAACCCCTTATGGGCCGATATGCGCCTGCTGATTCTCTCATCCAATCCCCAGCGCGGAGATGCGGAGCATTTCCGGCAGGCGGGAGCAGATGCTTTTCTCAGCAAATCCCTGCGGGAATCCTGCCTGACGCCGATTCTCAACCAGCTCTTTGAGGATGCCACAAAAGACGAACGGTGCTTTCTCACCCGGTTTTCCCTGCAAAGCAGCAACGATACAGAAAAACGCCGCGAACTCACCTCACGCCGCATGAAGGTGCTGCTGGTAGAGGATAATCCGGTAAACCGCACACTAACCCGCAGGCTACTGGAAAAGCTGGGATGCGATGTGATGACGGCAAATGATGGCGAGGCAGCGTCAAGCCTGTGGCAGTGGCATCCATTCGACCTGATATTCATGGACTGTGTAATGCCCAGAGTTGACGGCTTTGAGGCTACCCGGCGTTTGCGGGAGTGGGAGAAATCACATAAGCGAGCACGGGTTCCTGTGGTAGCTCTTACCGCCAGCGCAATGGAAGAGGATGAGGAACGTTGTCGCCAGGCCGGCATGGACTCATTTGTTGCCAAGCCTGTCAATATTGAAATGCTGCGGTCAGTACTGGAACAATACGCTCATGGAGCTCCCGCTAAAGCCCCTGTATAA
- the tsaA gene encoding tRNA (N6-threonylcarbamoyladenosine(37)-N6)-methyltransferase TrmO encodes MARHPSIPAGEALTLTPIAITRSCFKDKFGVPRQPGLTRYARADLIVQPPYDRDEAFRGLETASHLWLIFQFHEAVRAEWRPVVRPPRLGGNRKMGVFASRSPFRPNSLGLSVVRNEGIERKDGQLKLKIRDHDLIDGTPILDIKPYLPFADSVPDAGLGWAETPPTERLGVSFLPEAEAQLASLPPEQYPDLKLLITDVVSYDPRPSFRRGRDEERIYGAHLYDLNVRFRFVNDHLQKSVEVLTVC; translated from the coding sequence ATGGCCAGACACCCCTCTATTCCGGCAGGCGAAGCTCTGACTTTGACCCCCATAGCGATCACACGATCCTGTTTCAAAGACAAGTTCGGGGTTCCCCGCCAACCAGGGCTTACCCGCTATGCAAGAGCCGACCTGATTGTCCAGCCGCCTTATGATCGGGATGAGGCATTCCGCGGTCTGGAAACTGCCAGCCACCTCTGGCTGATATTCCAGTTTCACGAAGCGGTTCGGGCCGAATGGCGGCCAGTGGTCCGCCCTCCCCGCCTGGGAGGCAACAGGAAAATGGGCGTATTCGCCAGTCGGTCACCCTTCCGCCCCAACAGCCTCGGGCTATCTGTAGTTCGTAATGAGGGGATTGAACGTAAAGATGGCCAACTGAAGCTGAAGATCAGAGATCATGACCTCATCGATGGAACGCCGATTCTGGACATCAAGCCTTATCTGCCATTTGCAGATTCAGTGCCGGACGCCGGGCTGGGCTGGGCTGAAACGCCCCCCACTGAGCGCCTTGGTGTTAGTTTTCTGCCTGAAGCCGAGGCTCAACTCGCCAGCCTGCCTCCTGAGCAGTATCCGGACCTGAAACTGCTGATTACCGATGTTGTAAGCTATGATCCCCGTCCCTCTTTCCGCAGAGGCCGTGATGAAGAGCGTATTTATGGTGCGCATCTTTATGATCTGAACGTGCGATTCCGGTTTGTGAACGATCACTTACAGAAAAGTGTCGAAGTGCTGACGGTCTGTTAG
- the coaE gene encoding dephospho-CoA kinase (Dephospho-CoA kinase (CoaE) performs the final step in coenzyme A biosynthesis.) produces the protein MNIIGLTGGIGSGKSTIVRQFGDHGVHWVDADDVAREVVEPGMPALAAIADHFGQDILTPEGALDRARLRHIIFEQPEQRAWLESLLHPIIREELIRQLHPADYTLPYVLLVSPLLLETDQHKLVDKVLVVDVPVDIQIARTMARDTNSREQVERIIAAQMPREQRIAKAHAIVDNSQPTEKVAAEVRALHEKFMVDFG, from the coding sequence ATGAATATTATCGGACTTACAGGCGGAATAGGGTCTGGTAAATCCACAATCGTGCGACAGTTCGGTGATCATGGCGTCCACTGGGTGGACGCAGATGATGTGGCCCGCGAAGTCGTAGAGCCGGGAATGCCCGCATTGGCGGCTATAGCCGACCACTTCGGGCAGGACATTCTCACGCCAGAAGGAGCTCTCGACAGGGCACGTCTCCGGCATATTATATTTGAACAACCAGAGCAACGGGCCTGGCTCGAAAGCCTGTTACATCCGATCATCCGTGAAGAGCTGATCCGCCAGCTTCATCCCGCAGACTATACTTTGCCTTATGTACTGTTAGTGTCGCCCCTGCTGCTGGAGACAGACCAGCACAAACTGGTTGATAAGGTACTGGTGGTGGATGTTCCGGTGGATATACAGATTGCCCGCACCATGGCACGGGATACGAATTCCCGGGAACAGGTGGAACGGATCATTGCCGCCCAGATGCCCCGCGAACAACGTATCGCAAAAGCGCATGCCATTGTTGATAACAGCCAACCCACAGAAAAAGTTGCTGCCGAGGTTCGCGCATTACATGAAAAATTCATGGTGGACTTTGGCTAA